A single window of Sphingobacteriales bacterium DNA harbors:
- a CDS encoding MBOAT family protein, with the protein MLFNSIEFLLFFPIVSIAYYITPHKFRWLLVLLASCVFYMAFIPIYVLILLFTIVIDYFAGILIEQSEGKKRKYYLILSLCANIGVLAYFKYYNFFIENINQLLPTGKHFSILTILLPIGLSFHTFQAMSYTIEVYRKKQKAERHFGYYALYVMFYPQLVAGPIERPQNILYQLHQKHQFNYDRIVSGLRLILWGMFKKTIIADRMALIADPAFLKPEYFTGLPLIIATLAFSIQIYCDFSGYTDIAIGTARTMGINLMKNFNAPYFSKSIAEFWSRWHISLSTWFRDYLYIPLGGNRTTTFKWYRNLMLVFLISGFWHGANWTFIAWGCIHGIYLILSNVFFKNKQKKSTKIKSAFAVFTTFLLVTFTWIFFRASSIQDAKYIIMHLFDGIQQPIQYIFKGIIYLKLNKFSPIDFFVLGLSLCILFYVDKNINKISWSNWIKQKNTVVRWSIYFIMTFLIIAFGIFDNRQFIYFQF; encoded by the coding sequence ATGCTGTTTAACTCCATCGAGTTTTTGCTTTTTTTTCCAATAGTATCTATTGCATACTACATTACACCACACAAATTTAGATGGTTACTAGTGTTGTTGGCAAGTTGTGTATTTTATATGGCATTCATTCCAATCTATGTTCTAATCTTATTGTTCACGATTGTGATAGATTATTTTGCTGGAATTTTGATAGAACAAAGTGAAGGTAAAAAGCGGAAATATTATCTGATATTGAGTTTATGTGCAAATATTGGTGTGCTTGCATATTTTAAGTATTATAATTTTTTTATAGAAAACATCAATCAATTATTACCTACAGGAAAGCATTTCTCAATACTCACAATTCTATTGCCAATAGGCTTGTCATTTCATACTTTTCAGGCAATGAGCTACACAATAGAAGTGTATAGAAAAAAGCAAAAGGCAGAAAGACATTTTGGATATTATGCATTATATGTAATGTTCTATCCACAATTAGTAGCTGGACCAATAGAGAGACCACAAAATATTTTATACCAATTGCATCAAAAGCACCAATTTAATTATGATAGAATAGTAAGTGGATTAAGATTAATTCTTTGGGGCATGTTTAAGAAAACTATTATTGCAGATAGAATGGCATTGATAGCTGACCCAGCATTTTTAAAACCAGAATACTTTACAGGATTGCCTTTAATTATTGCAACACTGGCATTCTCAATTCAAATTTATTGCGATTTTTCTGGTTATACAGATATTGCTATTGGTACAGCACGTACTATGGGCATCAATTTGATGAAGAATTTTAATGCACCATATTTCAGTAAATCTATTGCAGAGTTTTGGAGCAGATGGCATATTTCATTATCAACGTGGTTTAGAGATTACCTATACATTCCACTAGGTGGCAATAGAACAACAACATTCAAATGGTATAGAAACCTTATGCTTGTATTTTTGATTAGTGGATTTTGGCATGGTGCAAATTGGACTTTTATAGCTTGGGGTTGCATCCATGGCATTTATTTGATATTGTCTAATGTCTTTTTTAAGAATAAACAAAAAAAGTCAACAAAAATAAAATCTGCATTTGCAGTTTTTACTACATTCTTGTTGGTAACATTTACATGGATTTTCTTTAGAGCATCATCTATTCAAGATGCAAAATATATTATTATGCATTTGTTTGATGGAATACAACAACCAATTCAATATATTTTTAAAGGAATCATCTATTTGAAATTAAATAAATTTTCACCTATTGATTTCTTTGTTTTAGGATTGTCGCTTTGTATATTATTCTATGTAGATAAAAATATAAATAAGATTTCTTGGAGTAATTGGATAAAACAAAAAAATACTGTAGTAAGGTGGAGTATTTATTTTATCATGACATTTTTAATTATTGCATTCGGAATATTTGATAATCGACAATTTATATATTTTCAATTCTAA
- a CDS encoding ATP-binding cassette domain-containing protein → MFLQIENVTKSFENKLALNNISFQIEQGKIYGLLGPNGAGKTTLIRIITQIFFPDSGRITIHNETLAPSHLNSIGYMPEERGLYKKMKVGEHLEYFAKLRKLNKQTYKQQIDYYIQKFDISTWLNKEISDLSKGMQQKVQFIATLIHQPKLLILDEPFSGLDPINSEIIKQEILELNQQGTTIIFSTHRMENVEEICNDIILINQGNIILEGNVSDIKQKFKKNVYKIRINKTIELLHKLENIHIENTKDKDIYIKLTDNQNITHVIKQLLQHEIEIEEIHEILPSIHEIFINQVNKNKINAE, encoded by the coding sequence ATGTTTCTACAAATTGAAAATGTAACAAAGTCATTTGAAAATAAGCTAGCACTTAACAATATATCATTCCAAATTGAACAAGGAAAGATTTATGGATTGCTTGGGCCAAATGGTGCCGGAAAAACAACTTTAATTAGAATAATTACACAGATTTTTTTTCCTGACAGTGGCCGAATAACTATACATAACGAAACACTTGCTCCATCACATTTGAACAGTATTGGGTACATGCCTGAAGAACGTGGGCTATATAAAAAAATGAAAGTTGGCGAACATCTTGAGTATTTTGCAAAACTTAGAAAACTAAACAAACAAACATATAAGCAGCAAATAGATTATTATATTCAAAAGTTTGATATCAGCACATGGCTTAATAAAGAAATATCTGATTTATCAAAAGGTATGCAACAGAAAGTGCAATTTATTGCTACGCTAATTCATCAACCAAAATTATTAATTCTTGATGAGCCATTTTCAGGATTAGATCCAATTAATTCAGAAATTATAAAACAAGAAATTTTAGAACTTAATCAACAAGGAACAACGATTATTTTTTCTACACATAGAATGGAAAATGTAGAAGAAATCTGCAATGATATTATTCTCATCAATCAAGGCAATATTATTTTGGAAGGCAATGTAAGTGACATTAAACAAAAATTTAAAAAAAATGTCTATAAAATTAGAATAAACAAAACAATTGAGTTATTGCATAAATTGGAAAACATACATATTGAAAACACAAAAGACAAAGACATATATATAAAGTTGACAGATAATCAAAACATTACTCATGTTATCAAACAACTTTTGCAACATGAAATTGAAATAGAAGAAATTCAT